Proteins from a genomic interval of Deltaproteobacteria bacterium:
- a CDS encoding sugar kinase: MLAIVGTVPDHDTPIIHGPLTLHHDRILLDGRAVSVNRGTSALMAASVVTLDTMGKPAPYGFLVGDVGRGTGSRHLLKYLTDHFNEFDIDTLTLHYLQPITHWHDKLLHKIEALKDKPVLIADAGFMYAAKMSGHAESYDLFTPDVGELAFLADESAPHPFYTRGFILHEENRAADLIARAYSHKNAAKNLLVKGENDYIVQNGKIIETVSEPSEDAMEAIGGTGDSLTGIVSALIAAGYTIPDAAVAACKINRMAGHLAKPTPASSIMDIVMHIPEAVGGIFVKGSENCV, encoded by the coding sequence GTGCTTGCTATAGTCGGGACTGTTCCGGATCACGATACACCGATTATTCACGGTCCCTTGACACTACATCATGATCGTATCCTGCTGGACGGGCGAGCCGTATCCGTAAACCGCGGAACGTCCGCCCTCATGGCCGCTTCCGTTGTCACCTTGGACACGATGGGGAAACCGGCCCCTTATGGTTTCCTGGTAGGTGATGTCGGTCGCGGCACGGGAAGCCGTCATCTGTTAAAATATCTGACGGATCATTTCAACGAATTTGATATCGACACGTTGACGTTGCACTACCTCCAGCCAATCACCCACTGGCATGATAAACTTCTTCATAAAATAGAGGCGCTGAAAGACAAACCCGTCTTGATTGCAGATGCGGGCTTCATGTATGCCGCCAAGATGAGCGGTCATGCTGAAAGTTATGACCTGTTTACGCCGGATGTCGGTGAATTGGCTTTTCTTGCCGATGAGTCGGCGCCACACCCCTTTTACACGCGGGGCTTCATTCTTCACGAAGAAAACCGCGCAGCGGATCTTATTGCCCGGGCGTATTCGCATAAGAATGCAGCAAAAAATCTCCTGGTTAAGGGTGAAAACGATTATATCGTTCAGAATGGAAAGATTATCGAAACGGTCAGTGAACCCTCCGAGGATGCCATGGAGGCCATCGGCGGTACAGGGGATTCCTTGACGGGGATCGTCAGCGCACTGATAGCCGCCGGTTATACAATACCTGACGCGGCTGTTGCGGCCTGCAAAATAAACCGTATGGCCGGTCATCTTGCCAAGCCCACGCCGGCGTCAAGCATCATGGATATCGTCATGCATATTCCCGAAGCTGTGGGCGGCATTTTCGTAAAAGGTTCTGAGAATTGCGTATAG
- a CDS encoding DUF3343 domain-containing protein produces MSLFKLFKTKNARELDRNDVDFGILVFDTTSEVIQAEKILKRAGWDIRVMGPPPEVRTGCDLVIEFPIMEQMNILRTLAQADIVPRETVPVTSPLLKPVDLYAVKDFGDYLMVRAANMKITVSKDNLNIVNVSGGGCPDVPYLAQEMTGKRLGSPPYPRDVGHTLCAYALQLAYEEMERRCLL; encoded by the coding sequence ATGTCCTTGTTTAAGTTATTCAAAACAAAAAATGCCCGGGAACTGGATCGCAATGACGTCGACTTCGGCATTCTGGTCTTCGATACGACCAGTGAAGTGATTCAAGCGGAAAAGATTCTCAAGAGGGCGGGTTGGGACATCCGTGTCATGGGGCCGCCCCCCGAGGTGAGAACCGGCTGTGACCTTGTCATTGAATTTCCGATCATGGAGCAGATGAACATCTTGAGGACCCTTGCTCAGGCTGATATCGTCCCCAGAGAAACCGTGCCGGTGACCTCACCTTTGTTAAAACCGGTCGACCTCTACGCCGTAAAGGATTTTGGTGATTATTTGATGGTCCGGGCAGCCAACATGAAGATCACCGTCAGCAAGGATAATCTTAATATTGTCAATGTATCCGGCGGCGGGTGTCCTGATGTGCCTTATCTGGCTCAGGAAATGACGGGCAAGCGATTGGGAAGCCCACCCTACCCGAGAGATGTCGGTCATACCCTCTGCGCTTACGCCCTGCAACTTGCCTACGAGGAAATGGAGCGACGGTGCTTGCTATAG